A segment of the Armatimonadota bacterium genome:
GTTAGCGTGGATTATCTTCATCATCATCCTCGTGCTGACGTTGATTCAGCTCAAGCTCGCCCCGCGCTGGGTGCACTACGAAGCGGAGAAGGGGAAATGAGCACAGGGTCCGATAAAAAGGTATTACCTGTATGACGGCGAAGAGTTGGTGTGCGAGCTGGACGCATCGGGCAATGCGGTGGCTCCGGTGGTGTTCGGGGCGAACGGTTTGGTGGTGTATAGTGGCTACATCTACCAGTTTGACCCGCAGGGCAACGCGGTGCATGTGCTGGACGACGACGGTCGCACGGTGCTGGCGAACCTTGCGTATGATGCGTGGGGTCAGTTAATGTCCGGTTCCAACCCTACGCCTTACGGCTACAAAGCGCAATGGGGCTACACCACGGATGTGGAAACTGGTATACTGTTACTGACACACCGTTACCTTGACCCCGCGATGGGGAGGTTTTTGACCAGAGACCCGATAGGGTTGGAGGGTGGCGTGAATCTGTATGCCTACTGCCGCAACCGCGTGGTCATGCTCAATGACCGTTCCGGCACGATAGGTTTCTTCCCCGTCGTCTGCTCAGCTTGTGCAGTGTGTCTGACAGGGTTTGCATTATCTTGCTACGACTGCGGTCTGGACGCCTCCTGCTGGATGAACTGTGTGAGCAACATCTGGCAAAACCTGCCCACATGGGTTAAAATACTGTGTGGAGGGGCGTGCATCGGGTGCGGGGCAAGGGTCATCTTGCCGGACCGGGAGATAAGTCAGTGCGACCTGAGCCTGGCTGGCCAGGCAGGCATGATCCAGTGCTCAATCGTTATTTGTTTACCAAGTATTGCAGAAGCGAGTGCGCTTATTACAGGGATATCGGTTGGGAGGCGTACGAAGATTGCTTCATTCGATACACGACGGACTGCCTTATCAGAGGTATCCCGCCCGATGCGTACCCTCCCGTTGTACCAGAGCCGCGCTAGAAATGAGGCAGCACTCATGACACGTTGTTGAGGACGACCAGCTTCTCCACAGTCATCTCTCGCACCGCGTAATGGGGTCCCTCGCGTGTGTTGCCGCTGGCTTTCACCCCGCCGTAGGGCATCTGGTCGGTGCGGTAGGTGGGCGCCTCATTAATCAGCACTCCGCCAAAGTGTAACCGCTTAGCCATCTCGAAGGCGGTATGGATGGAAGCGGTGAACACCCCTGCCTGTAAACCGTATTCGGTGGCATTTGCCAGTTCCACCGCTTCGTCCAGCGTACGGAAGCGCGTGATGCCCACCACCGGTCCAAACACCTCTTTGCAGAATACCTTCATCTCCGGCGTGACATCTGCCAGCACCGTCGGCTGAAGCAACGTTCCCTCTATCTTGCCTCCGGTCAGCAGACGCGCGCCTGCCGATACCGCCTCGTCAATCCACGCTTTCACGCGGTCGCGGTCGGCGGTGGTAATCAACGGTCCGACGTGCGTCTTTTCGTCCAGTGGGTCGCCCACCACGAGCTGAGCCACCTTATCCGTCACCATCCGTTCGAAGGTTTCAGCGACCGGTTCGTGCACTAGCACCCGCTGCACAGAGATACAGCTTTGTCCCGCGTGCGAGAAGCCGTGTGTTGCCACTGCCTGTGCCGCCGCCTCCATATCGGCGTCCTCGAACACGATGAGCGGAGACGAATTGCCCAGCTCCAGCAACACCTTCTTGTGAGGGGCACGCGCCCGGATATCCCAGCCGACCTCCGCGCTACCTGTGAAGGAAATCAGTGGGATATCGGGGTGTTCCACCAGTGCGTTGCCTACCTCACCACCGGAGCCGGGTATCACGTTCAGCCAGCCGCGCGGCAGGTCCGCTTCCATGAAAACCTCCGCCAGATTCAGCGCGGTGATGGG
Coding sequences within it:
- a CDS encoding aldehyde dehydrogenase — its product is MQRFGLWLDGRWHETDRWIEVHSPYDGSLVGMVSAGDAQVVDQAVEAAQRAMEHPLPPYQRAEILTRAAHLIEQRREHFARTIALEAGKPIKTARIEVARAVSTLTFASIEARTLAGDIVPMSGAAAGAGKFAFTVREPIGVVGAITPFNFPLNLVCHKVAPAIAAGCAVVLKPASATPITALNLAEVFMEADLPRGWLNVIPGSGGEVGNALVEHPDIPLISFTGSAEVGWDIRARAPHKKVLLELGNSSPLIVFEDADMEAAAQAVATHGFSHAGQSCISVQRVLVHEPVAETFERMVTDKVAQLVVGDPLDEKTHVGPLITTADRDRVKAWIDEAVSAGARLLTGGKIEGTLLQPTVLADVTPEMKVFCKEVFGPVVGITRFRTLDEAVELANATEYGLQAGVFTASIHTAFEMAKRLHFGGVLINEAPTYRTDQMPYGGVKASGNTREGPHYAVREMTVEKLVVLNNVS